The genomic segment CAGAATAGCTACTTGGTGTTCAACTACCATCGGGGCGTATTGCACCTGTTTCAAAATCTCTGTTAACCGCTTACCTCTTTCCAGCTGATTCCTGGTCGCTTCATCCAGGTCCGAACCAAACTGGGCAAATGCGGCCAGTTCACGATATTGTGCCAAGTCCATTCGGAGTTTCCCCGCTACCTGCTTCATGGCTTTGGTCTGAGCCGCTGAACCCACACGGGAAACGGATAAGCCAACGTTCAAAGCCGGACGGATACCCTGGTTGAATAAATCTGATTCAACATAAATCTGTCCGTCAGTAATGGAGATAACGTTAGTTGGAATATAGGCTGACAAATCACCAGCCTGTGTTTCAATAATTGGCAGTGCGGTCAATGATCCCCCGCCGTAATCTTTGTTCAGTTTTGCGGCTCTTTCCAGCAGACGTGAATGCAGATAGAAAACATCACCCGGATACGCTTCTCTTCCTGGAGGACGCCTGAGTAACAATGAAATCTGTCGATAAGCCCAGGCATGTTTGGAAAGATCATCATAGATCACCAAACTATCTTTACCCTGGTCCATAAAGTATTCTCCCATAGCGCAACCGGCATAAGGGGCGATAAAGGTCAGCGGTGCCGGATCTGACGCACCGGCTACCACAACGATCGTGTGTTCCATTGCGCCGTTCTTTTCCAATTCCGCTACCAGCTTAGCTACTTTTGATTCTTTCTGTCCGATTGCTACATAGATACAGATCTGATCCTGTCCTTTTTGGTTGATAATAGTATCGATCGCCAGTGCGGTTTTTCCGGTTTGACGGTCACCAATAATCAATTCACGCTGTCCACGTCCGATTGGAATCATGGCATCAATCGCTTTTATTCCGGTTTGAACCGGTGTTGTAACCTTCTGCCTGGTAATAACACGAGGGGCAATTTTTTCAATCGGGTAAAATTTGTCCGATTTGATCGGGCCTTTGCCGTCAATCGGCTGACCTAAAGGATCTACTATACGGCCGATTAATGCCTCACCCACCGGAACTTCCAAAATTCTGCCGGTACTTTTTACCGTATCGCCTTCTTGGATTGTTTCGTATTCACCCAAAATGATCGCTCCGACGGAATCCTCTTCCAGGTTTAAGGACACCCCGAACTTCCCGCCGGGAAATTCAAGCATCTCTGACGCCATTGTGTCGGAAAGACCGGATATTCTGGCAATGCCGTCACCGATTTCTTCCACCGTGCCAACTTTTTCTTTCGCAACCGAAGTTTTATAATCGGTGATTTGTTTCTTTAACTCCTCAATAATGTAGTCCTTGTTTGCCATAATTGTTTTTTTAATTGTATTTCAAATATT from the Patescibacteria group bacterium genome contains:
- the atpA gene encoding F0F1 ATP synthase subunit alpha, coding for MANKDYIIEELKKQITDYKTSVAKEKVGTVEEIGDGIARISGLSDTMASEMLEFPGGKFGVSLNLEEDSVGAIILGEYETIQEGDTVKSTGRILEVPVGEALIGRIVDPLGQPIDGKGPIKSDKFYPIEKIAPRVITRQKVTTPVQTGIKAIDAMIPIGRGQRELIIGDRQTGKTALAIDTIINQKGQDQICIYVAIGQKESKVAKLVAELEKNGAMEHTIVVVAGASDPAPLTFIAPYAGCAMGEYFMDQGKDSLVIYDDLSKHAWAYRQISLLLRRPPGREAYPGDVFYLHSRLLERAAKLNKDYGGGSLTALPIIETQAGDLSAYIPTNVISITDGQIYVESDLFNQGIRPALNVGLSVSRVGSAAQTKAMKQVAGKLRMDLAQYRELAAFAQFGSDLDEATRNQLERGKRLTEILKQVQYAPMVVEHQVAILYAAVNGMLDDVPVERIAEFETEFHKYLDTSKKDVLEQIVKEKELNEGLENKLKDVIDEFKKTKDFNQVTVEEVKA